In a single window of the Delftia tsuruhatensis genome:
- the smc gene encoding chromosome segregation protein SMC, with amino-acid sequence MRLNSIKLSGFKSFAEPTNFMLPGQLVGVVGPNGCGKSNIMDAVRWVLGESKASELRGESMQDVIFNGTTHRKPASRSSVELTFDNSDHRAGGQWGQFGEIAVKRVLTREGNSSYFINNQPVRRRDVQDVFLGTGLGPRAYAIIGQGTISRIIESRPEELRLFLEEAAGVSKYKERRRETENRLSATTENLTRVEDILRELNNNLDRLEKQAEVAAQYNALQSQVTLKQQQLWFLKRAEAEAEQDRVRVEGLKAVNELEERMADIRNNESGLETLRQAHYDASDQVNQAQARLYESTAEVGKLEAEIRYVVEGRQRVQQRLQQLSEQVLLWSSRREEAEAEIENLEGAGMDAEEQAEMLAAQVEEQALRLPDLEEALRNAQKADADQRGSVVQVQQQIQVLAAEQRSLDEQRRQFETRYERLRADRNALETPDEARLNNLQAQLDEARELAEMADAVLNELQEAVPQLDEDRRTRQHAVNAEAARHADLSARLEALRALQEKVKTDGKLQPWLAKHGLDGMQGLWSRIAIEPGWENALEAALRERLGALEVGRLDMVRGFLGAGGQDAPPARLAFFSPPQGAPAPVAGRWQHLSELLRVNDAGLRAVLGDWLQDCYTAPTLEEALARRGELRPGETVYVPTGHAVSSHSVSFYAQDSEQSGLLARAQEIEHLEKEVRAQALIADESRTALVRAESAYAEASQRLVGARREASESQSRAHELQVETLRLSQLAEQARARNAQISADLAEVEAQLSDIEERRVAAEARFEELDMQLADSQERHAQLGDKVLESERRLNESREQLRALERQAQEATFSRRSLEARRGELNRTIETATQQARSLADEQQRAQDELARLSDAAAQGGLQDALDLKMQREQAVAARRSEYDDLTNKLRASDERRQQLERALDPLRQRITEFQLKEQAARLGLEQYSTLLEEAGADLAAVSQSIAEANVRMHGLQGEIDRLHREIAALGAVNLAALDELKLARERKTFLDAQTEDLTQAMDTLQDAIRKIDAETRELLSGTFETVNRHFGRMFPELFGGGQAKLVITGDEILDSGVQVIAQPPGKKNQTIHLLSGGEKALTAIALVFAIFQLNPAPFCLLDEVDAPLDDANTERYAKLVASMSKGTQFLFISHNKIAMEMAQQLIGVTMQEQGVSRIVAVDMESALSMAELS; translated from the coding sequence GTGCGCCTGAACTCCATCAAGCTGTCCGGCTTCAAGTCCTTCGCCGAGCCCACCAACTTCATGCTGCCGGGCCAACTGGTGGGCGTGGTGGGCCCCAACGGCTGCGGCAAGTCCAACATCATGGATGCGGTGCGCTGGGTGCTGGGCGAGAGCAAGGCCAGCGAGTTGCGTGGCGAATCCATGCAGGACGTGATCTTCAACGGCACCACGCATCGCAAGCCGGCCAGCCGCTCCAGCGTCGAGCTGACGTTCGACAACAGCGACCACCGTGCCGGGGGGCAGTGGGGGCAGTTCGGCGAGATCGCGGTCAAGCGCGTGCTCACGCGTGAAGGCAACAGCAGCTACTTCATCAACAACCAGCCCGTGCGCCGCCGCGACGTGCAGGATGTGTTCCTGGGCACGGGCCTGGGCCCGCGCGCCTACGCCATCATCGGCCAGGGCACGATCAGCCGCATCATCGAGTCGCGTCCCGAGGAGCTGCGCCTGTTCCTCGAGGAGGCTGCGGGCGTGTCCAAGTACAAGGAGCGCCGGCGTGAGACCGAAAACCGCCTGTCGGCCACGACCGAGAATCTCACGCGCGTGGAAGACATCCTGCGCGAGCTCAACAACAACCTCGACCGCCTGGAAAAGCAGGCCGAGGTCGCGGCGCAGTACAACGCGCTGCAATCCCAGGTCACCCTCAAGCAGCAGCAGCTGTGGTTCCTCAAGCGTGCCGAGGCCGAGGCCGAGCAGGACCGTGTGCGCGTCGAGGGGCTGAAGGCCGTCAATGAGCTCGAAGAGCGCATGGCCGACATCCGCAACAACGAAAGCGGGCTGGAGACACTGCGCCAGGCGCACTATGACGCCAGCGACCAGGTCAACCAGGCACAGGCCAGGCTCTACGAATCCACGGCCGAGGTCGGCAAGCTGGAGGCCGAGATCCGCTATGTGGTCGAGGGCCGCCAGCGCGTGCAGCAGCGGCTGCAGCAACTGTCCGAACAGGTGCTGCTGTGGAGCAGCCGCCGTGAGGAGGCCGAGGCCGAGATCGAGAATCTCGAAGGCGCGGGCATGGATGCCGAGGAGCAGGCCGAGATGCTGGCCGCGCAGGTCGAGGAGCAGGCCCTGCGCCTGCCCGACCTGGAGGAGGCGTTGCGCAATGCCCAGAAAGCCGATGCCGACCAGCGCGGCAGCGTGGTGCAGGTGCAGCAGCAGATCCAGGTGCTGGCGGCCGAGCAGCGCAGCCTGGATGAGCAGCGCCGCCAGTTCGAGACGCGCTACGAGCGCCTGCGCGCCGACCGCAATGCGCTGGAGACGCCGGACGAGGCGCGACTGAACAACCTGCAGGCCCAGCTGGACGAGGCGCGAGAGCTGGCCGAGATGGCCGATGCCGTGCTCAACGAACTGCAAGAGGCCGTACCCCAGCTCGATGAAGACCGGCGCACGCGCCAGCACGCCGTCAATGCCGAGGCTGCGCGCCATGCCGACCTGTCCGCCCGCCTGGAGGCACTCCGGGCCTTGCAGGAAAAGGTCAAGACGGACGGCAAGCTCCAGCCCTGGCTGGCCAAGCACGGGCTGGACGGGATGCAGGGCCTGTGGAGCCGCATCGCCATCGAGCCGGGCTGGGAAAACGCGCTGGAAGCGGCCCTGCGCGAGCGTCTGGGCGCGCTGGAAGTAGGGCGCCTGGACATGGTGCGGGGCTTCCTGGGCGCGGGCGGCCAGGACGCGCCGCCGGCGCGCCTGGCCTTCTTCAGCCCGCCGCAGGGCGCGCCTGCGCCGGTTGCCGGCCGCTGGCAGCACCTGTCGGAGCTTTTGCGCGTGAACGACGCCGGCCTGCGCGCCGTGCTCGGCGACTGGCTGCAGGATTGCTATACCGCGCCCACGTTGGAGGAGGCGCTGGCACGCCGTGGCGAGCTGCGGCCTGGCGAGACCGTCTACGTGCCCACGGGCCACGCGGTCAGCAGCCACAGCGTGAGTTTCTATGCCCAGGATTCGGAGCAGTCCGGCCTGCTGGCGCGGGCGCAGGAGATCGAGCACCTCGAAAAGGAAGTGCGTGCCCAGGCATTGATTGCCGATGAGTCGCGCACGGCACTGGTGCGTGCCGAGAGCGCCTATGCCGAGGCTTCGCAGCGGCTGGTCGGCGCGCGCCGCGAGGCCAGCGAGTCGCAAAGCCGTGCCCATGAGCTGCAGGTCGAGACCTTGCGCCTGTCCCAGCTGGCCGAGCAGGCGCGCGCCCGCAATGCCCAGATCAGTGCCGATCTGGCCGAGGTCGAGGCCCAACTGTCCGACATCGAGGAGCGCCGCGTCGCGGCCGAGGCCCGGTTCGAGGAACTGGACATGCAACTGGCCGACAGCCAGGAGCGCCACGCCCAGCTGGGCGACAAGGTGCTGGAGTCCGAGCGGCGCCTGAACGAATCGCGCGAACAGTTGCGCGCGCTGGAGCGTCAGGCCCAGGAGGCCACTTTCTCGCGGCGCAGTCTGGAGGCCCGCCGGGGCGAACTCAACCGCACCATAGAGACGGCCACGCAGCAGGCGCGCTCGCTCGCCGACGAGCAGCAGCGCGCGCAGGATGAGCTGGCCCGGCTGAGCGACGCAGCCGCGCAGGGCGGATTGCAGGATGCGCTGGACCTGAAGATGCAGCGCGAGCAGGCCGTGGCCGCCCGCCGCAGCGAGTACGACGACCTGACGAACAAGCTGCGCGCCAGCGACGAGCGCCGCCAGCAGCTGGAAAGGGCGCTGGATCCGCTGCGCCAGCGCATCACCGAATTCCAGCTCAAGGAACAGGCCGCGCGCCTGGGCCTGGAGCAGTACTCCACGCTGCTGGAGGAGGCGGGGGCCGACCTGGCGGCCGTCTCCCAGTCCATTGCCGAGGCCAATGTGCGCATGCACGGCCTGCAAGGCGAGATCGACCGCCTGCACCGCGAGATCGCGGCCCTGGGCGCGGTCAACCTGGCGGCGCTGGATGAACTGAAGCTGGCACGCGAGCGCAAGACCTTCCTCGATGCGCAGACCGAAGACCTGACCCAGGCGATGGACACGCTGCAGGATGCCATCCGCAAGATCGATGCCGAGACGCGCGAGCTGCTGTCCGGCACCTTCGAGACCGTGAACCGGCATTTCGGGCGCATGTTCCCCGAGCTGTTCGGCGGTGGCCAGGCCAAGCTGGTCATCACGGGCGACGAGATCCTCGACTCGGGCGTGCAGGTGATCGCGCAGCCGCCCGGCAAGAAGAACCAGACCATCCACCTGTTGTCCGGTGGCGAGAAGGCGCTGACGGCGATTGCCCTGGTCTTCGCCATCTTCCAGCTCAATCCCGCACCGTTCTGTCTGCTGGACGAAGTGGATGCGCCGCTGGACGATGCCAATACCGAGCGCTATGCCAAGCTGGTGGCCAGCATGAGCAAGGGCACGCAGTTCCTGTTCATCAGCCACAACAAGATCGCCATGGAGATGGCTCAGCAGCTCATCGGCGTGACCATGCAGGAGCAGGGCGTGTCCCGCATCGTGGCCGTGGACATGGAGTCCGCGCTGTCCATGGCTGAGCTATCCTGA
- a CDS encoding cell division protein ZipA C-terminal FtsZ-binding domain-containing protein — translation MSNLFISLAVLGFVVLALIAAYNSWSVRRNAPKRAEPADEAQRDPSRQEPGMDTVGHGPDLTHSLREPVLGDFGNAAPGQGAAAADRFAETDAELAHLVQVEEQQRQAEAQAMSAAKAAQAVQALQAAEGDTGAVSAQVQAAAQAVEPSLDDVALTSAAASRPGLDALIDAIAPVQVGQAVPGELALQAQPATRRAGNKPFAIEGMNQSTRQWEPLQPGQRYLGFQAGVQLANRTGALNEIEFSEFVAKVQRFADALGATPDVPDMLQEVARARELDQFASEHDAQLTFMLRARQASWSAGYVQQNASRQGFLPGSMPGRMALPSPTPGMPPVLVLNYDPQAAMADDLDTSVVREFLLSLDVPQVPRGEQAFVQLRQVAERLCQTMDGVLCDQNGYLLPAMALDPIQHDLEQLYDKLDSRELSAGSMLARRLFS, via the coding sequence ATGAGTAACCTGTTTATCAGCCTGGCCGTCCTGGGCTTCGTGGTGCTGGCCCTGATTGCCGCCTACAACAGCTGGTCCGTGCGCCGCAACGCACCCAAGCGCGCCGAGCCCGCCGATGAAGCCCAGCGCGATCCCTCGCGCCAGGAGCCCGGCATGGACACCGTGGGCCACGGCCCGGACCTGACGCACAGCCTGCGCGAGCCCGTGCTCGGCGATTTCGGCAATGCCGCGCCCGGGCAAGGGGCGGCGGCCGCGGACCGGTTTGCCGAGACCGATGCCGAACTGGCCCATCTGGTGCAGGTCGAAGAGCAGCAGCGCCAGGCGGAAGCCCAGGCCATGTCGGCGGCCAAGGCCGCCCAGGCGGTGCAGGCGCTGCAGGCCGCCGAAGGCGATACGGGCGCCGTGTCGGCGCAGGTGCAGGCGGCCGCGCAGGCCGTCGAACCTTCCCTCGATGATGTCGCCCTGACCAGCGCAGCGGCAAGCCGGCCGGGTCTGGATGCGCTGATCGATGCCATCGCGCCCGTGCAGGTCGGACAGGCCGTGCCCGGCGAGCTGGCCCTGCAGGCCCAGCCGGCCACGCGCCGGGCGGGCAACAAGCCTTTTGCGATTGAAGGCATGAACCAGTCCACGAGGCAGTGGGAGCCCTTGCAGCCGGGCCAGCGCTACCTGGGCTTTCAGGCCGGCGTGCAGCTGGCCAACCGCACGGGTGCGCTCAACGAGATCGAGTTCTCGGAGTTCGTCGCCAAGGTGCAGCGCTTTGCCGATGCGCTGGGCGCCACTCCCGATGTGCCCGACATGCTGCAGGAGGTGGCCCGTGCGCGTGAGCTGGACCAGTTCGCCAGTGAGCACGATGCCCAGCTCACCTTCATGCTGCGCGCGCGCCAGGCCTCCTGGAGCGCGGGCTACGTGCAGCAAAATGCCTCCCGCCAGGGCTTTCTTCCCGGCTCCATGCCCGGGCGCATGGCCCTGCCGTCGCCCACGCCGGGCATGCCGCCGGTGCTGGTGCTCAACTACGATCCCCAGGCCGCCATGGCGGACGATCTCGACACCTCGGTGGTGCGCGAGTTCCTGCTGAGCCTGGACGTGCCCCAGGTGCCGCGCGGCGAACAGGCCTTCGTGCAGCTGCGCCAGGTGGCCGAGCGCCTGTGCCAGACCATGGATGGCGTGCTCTGCGACCAGAACGGCTACCTGTTGCCGGCCATGGCGCTGGACCCCATCCAGCATGACCTGGAACAACTGTATGACAAGCTCGACAGCCGCGAGCTGTCGGCGGGCTCCATGCTGGCGCGGCGCCTGTTCAGCTGA
- the ligA gene encoding NAD-dependent DNA ligase LigA — MNDNLDLFSGAAPAAPESGAAPDKVLAKVQALRAQLNQWAHEYYVLDTPTVPDGEYDRVFQQLQALEGAYPELVTPDSPTQRVIGAVLDGLMPVRHAVPMLSIRTETDNEATGAEAFDARIRKELELAESAPPVEYVAEPKFDGLAMNLRYENGRLVQATTRGDGEVGEDVTHNIRTIRKIPLSLPEGKGVPPVVEVRGEVYMGRADFVKLNERQQAAGGKSFANPRNAAAGSVRQLDSGIAAQRPLSFFAYGLGEITPAAQGGPEFVTHYAMLQTLRSWGFPVAPQVCIARGAAELVAFHQRMGAERATLPYEIDGVVYKVNSLAQQRQLGFVSREPRWAVAHKYPAQEMPTRMEGIDVQVGRTGKLTPVARLAPVAVGGVIVTNATLHNLFEIRKKRVRTGDTVIVRRAGDVIPEVVGRVPGDRPAYVPNFRMPAACPICGSTVERPKGEANHRCTGGLFCPAQRKEAILHFAARRAMDIEGLGGKLVDQLVDGHVVRTLPDLYRLGLVALASLDRMAEKSAQNVLDALEKSKKTTLSRFLFGLGIRQVGESTAKDLARHFGQLDAIMDASVEQLLQVRDVGPIVAQSIHTFFAQPHNREVVEQLRACGVQWEEGAAREQTAQPLAGMTVVLTGTLPTMGRDQAKEMLEAAGAKVSGSVSKKTSYVVAGAEAGSKLAKAEELGVAVLDEAGMLALLAGGAG; from the coding sequence ATGAATGACAATCTGGATCTCTTCTCCGGCGCGGCCCCTGCGGCGCCGGAGTCCGGGGCCGCGCCCGACAAGGTGCTGGCCAAGGTGCAGGCGCTGCGCGCCCAGCTCAACCAATGGGCGCATGAGTACTACGTGCTGGACACGCCCACGGTGCCCGATGGCGAGTACGACCGGGTCTTCCAGCAGCTGCAGGCGCTGGAAGGTGCCTATCCCGAGCTGGTCACGCCGGACTCTCCCACGCAGCGCGTGATCGGTGCCGTGCTGGATGGCCTGATGCCCGTGCGCCATGCCGTGCCCATGCTCAGCATCCGTACCGAGACCGACAACGAGGCCACGGGGGCCGAGGCCTTCGACGCACGCATCCGCAAGGAGCTGGAACTGGCCGAGAGCGCACCGCCCGTGGAGTACGTGGCCGAGCCCAAGTTCGACGGCCTGGCCATGAACCTGCGCTACGAGAACGGCCGCCTCGTGCAAGCCACCACGCGCGGCGACGGCGAGGTGGGCGAGGACGTGACCCACAACATCCGCACCATCCGCAAGATTCCGCTGTCCCTGCCCGAAGGCAAGGGCGTGCCGCCCGTGGTCGAGGTGCGCGGCGAGGTCTACATGGGCCGCGCCGACTTCGTCAAGCTCAATGAGCGCCAGCAGGCCGCCGGCGGCAAGAGCTTTGCCAATCCGCGCAATGCGGCGGCAGGCTCGGTGCGCCAGCTGGACTCGGGCATTGCGGCGCAGCGCCCGCTGTCCTTCTTCGCCTACGGCCTGGGCGAGATCACGCCGGCTGCCCAGGGCGGCCCCGAGTTCGTCACCCACTACGCCATGCTGCAGACGCTACGCAGCTGGGGCTTTCCGGTGGCGCCCCAGGTCTGCATCGCACGCGGTGCGGCGGAGCTGGTGGCCTTCCACCAGCGCATGGGCGCCGAGCGCGCCACGCTGCCCTATGAGATCGACGGCGTGGTCTACAAGGTCAACAGCCTGGCCCAGCAGCGCCAACTGGGCTTTGTCTCGCGCGAGCCGCGCTGGGCCGTGGCCCACAAGTACCCGGCCCAGGAGATGCCCACGCGCATGGAGGGCATCGACGTGCAGGTGGGCCGCACGGGCAAGCTCACGCCCGTGGCGCGCCTGGCACCCGTGGCCGTGGGGGGGGTCATCGTCACCAACGCCACGCTGCACAACCTGTTCGAGATCCGCAAGAAGCGGGTGCGCACGGGCGACACCGTCATCGTGCGCCGCGCGGGCGACGTGATCCCCGAGGTCGTGGGCCGCGTGCCCGGCGACAGGCCTGCCTACGTGCCCAACTTCCGCATGCCGGCGGCCTGCCCCATCTGCGGCAGCACCGTGGAGCGCCCCAAGGGCGAGGCCAATCACCGTTGCACGGGAGGGCTGTTCTGCCCGGCCCAGCGCAAGGAGGCCATCCTGCATTTCGCGGCGCGCCGCGCCATGGATATCGAAGGCCTGGGCGGCAAGCTCGTGGACCAGCTGGTCGACGGGCATGTGGTGCGTACGCTGCCCGACCTGTACCGCCTGGGCCTGGTGGCCCTGGCATCACTGGATCGCATGGCGGAGAAGTCGGCGCAGAACGTGCTCGACGCACTTGAAAAATCCAAGAAGACCACGCTGTCGCGCTTCCTGTTCGGCCTGGGCATACGCCAGGTGGGCGAGTCCACGGCCAAGGACCTGGCGCGGCATTTCGGCCAGCTGGACGCCATCATGGATGCCAGCGTCGAGCAATTGCTGCAGGTGCGCGACGTGGGTCCCATCGTGGCCCAGAGCATCCACACCTTCTTCGCCCAGCCCCACAACCGTGAGGTCGTCGAGCAACTGCGCGCCTGCGGCGTGCAGTGGGAGGAAGGCGCTGCGCGCGAACAGACGGCGCAGCCGCTGGCCGGGATGACCGTGGTGCTCACGGGCACACTGCCCACGATGGGGCGCGACCAGGCCAAGGAAATGCTGGAAGCGGCGGGCGCCAAGGTCTCGGGCTCGGTCAGCAAGAAGACCAGCTATGTGGTCGCGGGCGCCGAGGCCGGCAGCAAGCTGGCCAAGGCCGAGGAGCTGGGCGTGGCCGTGCTCGACGAGGCGGGCATGCTGGCGCTGCTGGCGGGCGGGGCTGGCTGA